Within the Pseudomonadota bacterium genome, the region GAGCTCGATCCGCAGAGCGCCGACGCCCGCAATCAGCTCGGCGTCGTCCTCTCGGGCGCGGGCCGGACCGAGGAGGCGATCGCCGAGCTCCGCAAGGCGCTCGCGCTCGATCCCGAGCACCACGGCGCGACCGAGAACCTGCGCGCGCTCGAGGCGCCGGAGCCCGGGCTCCTCGACGATCTTCCCTGACCCGCGCGCCGCGCGGTTGACCCGCCGGCGTCCGTGCCTACACATTGGGGAGATGGCTCGATCCCCCATGCTCGCGGTTTGGGCGTCCGCCGCCCGGTCGGCCGCGTGCCTCCTGCCGGCCGCCGCGTCCGCCGAAGTTTCGCTCGGGCTGTGCCGGTTCGACGTCGACGCCGATCGGGAGGCGGTCGCCGAGGCGCTCGAGGAGAGCTGCACCGCGCGCGCGGACGAGATCTTCGCGGAGCTCGGAGTTCCGCGCGCCACGGGCGCCGCGCTCGCGCCTTTGACGGTCCGCGTCGTGGCGGACCCGGCGGAGATCGGCTCGGTGAGCCCCCCGGGCGCCGCGCCGCCGCCGTGGTCGGTCGCCGTCGCGTACCCCGACTCGAGGCTCGTGGTCCTCGCGCTCCGGCGGAGGGACGGGAGCCCCGTCGAGCGCCTCGACGTCGAGCTCGAGCACGAGCTGTCGCACATCGCGCTGCGCGACGCGCTGCATGGCGCGAGGGTGCCGCGTTGGCTCTCGGAGGGGATCGCCGTGCAACAGTCCGAGAGGTCGTCGATGGCCAGGCGCGGCTCGCTCCTGATAGCGTCGCTCGGCGGCAACGTCGCCACCCTGGCCGCGATCCACGACTACCCGAGCGGCGCCGCCGCGGTCGAGCTCTCCTACGCCCAGGCCGCGGACTTCGTCGGTTTCCTGTTGCGGGAGGGCGGATGGCACGGCATCCGCGTCGTGCTGAACCGGTTGCGGCACGGCGATGATCTCGACGAGGCGTTCGAGACGGCGTTCGGCCGGACGCCGGACGAGCTGGACGCCCTCTGGCGCGCCCGGCTCTCCGACGGCTCGGACTGGGTCGTCGTCGCGACCGGCTCCAGCGCGCTGTGGGGGGCCGCGACGCTGCTGTTCGCGCTCGCCTACGTCAGATCGCGGCAACGGCGGCGCCGTCGACTCGAGGAGATGGGCGCGGCGGAGGAGTCGATCGACAGGCTCGTGCGCGCCGCGGAGCGGCTCGAGACGGCCGGATCGGCCGAGGAGGCCGCGGTCGATCGCGCGACGCGCACGCTGCACTGAGCGGGGAGCGATCCGGAGCTCGAGCTCTCTACTTGTGGCGCCCGCGGCCGCGGCGACGGCGGCCCTCCGGGTGCGGCGCCGCGGGCTTGGCGTTCCAGAACCGCCCGCCGGGCTTGTTCTGCGCGTTGCCGCCCGCCGAGCCGTTGAGCGCGTGCAGGGTCATCGGCGTGTACCCGGCCGCCTGGCCGCCCGAGGCGACCGCGTCGGCCTTCTGCTGCGCGGCCGCGGGGCTCGGATCCTCGGCGATCGCGTGCCGGATCTCCTCGAGCTCGCGTTGCAGGCGGGCGTTCTTCTGCCGCTCCATCGCGAGCTCGGCGCGCGTCTTCTCGAGCTCCTCCGTGAGCTGCTCCGTTGTCCTCAGTGCGACGTCGTCGGTCGAAGTGGTCATCTGTCCGATTTTCCTTGGCAGTGACGAGGTTGAGACCTCTCACAAGATGGGCGGAACGTACCGCACCGCGGCCGGAGGCGCAACCTACTTCGCACTACTTCGCTGCCTGCTTCGCTGCCCTGGCCGGTCGTTTGCCGACGATCCACGTTTCGCGGATAATGACGCGATCGAAAGCCAAAGGAGGAATAAGCCGATGAGGAGATGCGTGCCCGTCCTTTTCGTTTGTCTCGCGCTCGCGGCAGCCACCGCGTGCGGCGCGGGCGACGCGCCCGTGGCCGAGGCGCCGAGCCTGCCCGCCGCCGCGCCCGAACCGCCGCCCGAGCCGATCGCGCCGGCCGCCGCGCAACCCGAACCGGCGCCGCCGGCGGAGCTCGCGCCGCAGCCCGCCGCGGTTGCCGAACCGGGGAACGGCCCGGAGCGGCCGATCCTCGGGAGCGACAAGGGGGCGCAGGGACCGACCGAGTTCCCGCACTGGGCGCACCAGCGCGAGGGGATAAAGTGCGTTTCCTGCCACCACGCCGGCAGC harbors:
- a CDS encoding cytochrome c family protein, yielding MRRCVPVLFVCLALAAATACGAGDAPVAEAPSLPAAAPEPPPEPIAPAAAQPEPAPPAELAPQPAAVAEPGNGPERPILGSDKGAQGPTEFPHWAHQREGIKCVSCHHAGSGGRSCGRGADCHKAAEVNAPSAKDAFHTACRPCHKKKGFQAGCDFCHAPRAS